The Micromonospora krabiensis genome window below encodes:
- a CDS encoding GDSL-type esterase/lipase family protein has protein sequence MPRRWIAAVACLAALVALACEGAGDGPPPPPRGTPPPAGSGGIAALGDSISTGFGSCLVLTSCERNSWSTGDGLRVDSLYRRLLDQDPAVRGRAYNHARPGARAAALEEQARAAVRDKVDHVTVLIGANDVCRGGVDAMTPVAEFRAGVDRGLRALRAGRPKARVLVVSIPDLHRLWEVGHTDSRAVRAWRRGVCPALLADPTSTAPADRTRRAAVRDRIAAYNAQLVAACRAYGSRCRHDGGAVHRVRFTLDLVNPLDWFHPNAAGQDRLAEVTWRASGFAG, from the coding sequence ATGCCTCGACGCTGGATCGCCGCCGTCGCCTGCCTCGCGGCGCTGGTGGCCCTCGCCTGCGAGGGCGCCGGAGACGGCCCGCCCCCACCACCCCGCGGCACCCCGCCGCCCGCCGGGTCCGGCGGCATCGCCGCCCTCGGCGACTCCATCAGCACCGGCTTCGGCTCCTGCCTGGTGCTCACCTCGTGCGAGCGCAACTCCTGGTCCACCGGGGACGGGCTGCGGGTGGACAGCCTCTACCGACGGCTGCTCGACCAGGATCCGGCGGTCCGCGGCCGGGCGTACAACCACGCCCGTCCGGGGGCCCGGGCCGCGGCGCTGGAGGAGCAGGCCCGGGCGGCGGTACGCGACAAGGTCGACCACGTCACCGTCCTGATCGGGGCGAACGACGTGTGCCGGGGCGGCGTCGACGCGATGACACCGGTGGCCGAGTTCCGCGCCGGGGTGGACCGTGGCCTGCGGGCACTGCGCGCCGGTCGCCCGAAGGCGCGGGTGCTGGTGGTCAGCATCCCGGACCTGCACCGGCTCTGGGAGGTCGGGCACACCGACTCGCGCGCGGTGCGGGCGTGGCGGCGCGGGGTATGCCCCGCCCTGCTGGCCGACCCGACCTCGACCGCCCCCGCCGACCGCACCCGGCGGGCCGCCGTCCGCGACCGGATCGCCGCCTACAACGCGCAGTTGGTAGCGGCGTGCCGGGCGTACGGCTCGCGGTGCCGGCACGACGGCGGGGCGGTGCACCGGGTGCGGTTCACGCTGGACCTGGTCAACCCGCTGGACTGGTTCCACCCGAACGCGGCCGGGCAGGACCGCCTCGCCGAGGTGACCTGGCGAGCGTCGGGCTTCGCCGGCTGA
- a CDS encoding EcsC family protein gives MTESVPADGQPAPAPSPDPAPQAPAVPPAASPDAPETPPARLWDRMREDPQYAPEHLALEAVRRLGPEAAQWARRARSEQPGIAADVLAEQAVRRFVNHARLSGAVSGAAGLPGAVIDVGVLAWTQARMVLHVAAAYDVDPTHTDRATDLLVLQRVHKVAESARLALGVAAGRERAGALFGSGGQGQLGKVMLRLGVRLAQMAGVRAAKRVFAKVVPGAAIILGTWANSSATKDLAERSRALYRQHGTAVPGPRRS, from the coding sequence GTGACCGAATCCGTTCCGGCCGACGGCCAGCCCGCCCCCGCGCCGTCACCCGACCCCGCGCCGCAGGCTCCCGCCGTGCCGCCGGCCGCGTCCCCGGACGCCCCGGAGACGCCGCCGGCCCGACTGTGGGACCGGATGCGGGAGGACCCGCAGTACGCCCCGGAGCACCTTGCCCTGGAGGCCGTGCGCCGCCTCGGGCCGGAGGCGGCACAGTGGGCCCGCCGGGCGCGGTCGGAGCAGCCGGGGATCGCCGCCGACGTCCTGGCCGAGCAGGCGGTCCGCAGGTTCGTGAACCACGCCCGGCTCTCCGGGGCGGTGTCGGGGGCCGCGGGCCTGCCCGGCGCGGTGATCGACGTGGGCGTCCTGGCGTGGACGCAGGCGCGGATGGTGCTGCACGTCGCGGCGGCGTACGACGTCGACCCGACGCACACCGACCGGGCCACCGACCTGCTCGTCCTCCAGCGGGTGCACAAGGTGGCGGAGAGCGCCCGGCTGGCGCTCGGCGTGGCCGCCGGTCGGGAGCGGGCCGGCGCGCTGTTCGGGTCGGGCGGCCAGGGGCAGTTGGGCAAGGTGATGCTGCGGTTGGGCGTGCGGCTGGCCCAGATGGCCGGCGTGCGGGCGGCGAAGCGGGTCTTCGCCAAGGTCGTGCCGGGCGCGGCGATCATCCTCGGCACCTGGGCCAACTCCTCGGCGACCAAGGACCTCGCCGAGCGGTCCCGGGCGCTGTACCGCCAGCACGGCACCGCCGTCCCCGGTCCGCGACGCTCCTGA